The DNA region TGTTAATGGATTATAATAACCGATTGTTTCGATTGATCCACCATCACGTTTTTTTCTACTGTCTGTTACGACGATTCTGTAAAATGGAGTTTTATTTCTACCCATTCGTGTTAATCTTACAACTGTTGCCATTTTTATGGTCTCCTTAAATTTTGTCTACGACTTAGATTTACATGTAAAGTTTACATGCAAGTATAAACCGTCACATCTTAACGAAGATGTGCGTGTTTACTTTGCGAAAGCATATTTTGAAGATCTTGCATTCCCTTTTTACCGGAGAACTTCTTCGCCATTTTTGCAGCATTTGCAAATTGCTTTAGAAAACGATTCACTTCTACTTGAGAAAGTCCTGAACCTTCAGCAATTCTTCTTTTTCGACTGTTATTCAGTAATTCTGGGTCTTCACGCTCTTTTTTCGTCATTGAACCGATCATCGCACGAATGCGCTTCATCTCAACCGAATTTTCCATATCAACATCTTTGAGTTGTCCTGCCATCTGAGAAAGTCCTGGAATCATCCCGATTAAAGACTTCATGCTTCCCAACTTTTTCATCTGTTCCATCTGCTCTAAAAAGTCGTTGAAGTTAAATTCACCTTTTTTAATCTTCTTCGTCAGTGCTTTGGCTTGCTTCTCATCAATAATTGAACTGGTTTTTTCCGCTAAGGTTTCAAGATCGCCCTCGCCCATCAAACGGCTCACAATACGTTCAGGTATAAAATGCTCTAAATCCGCAACTTTTTCACCCACACCGATAAAGCGAAGTGGCACATTCGTTTGCTCAGCAATTCCTAGAGCAACACCACCCTTACCATCACCATCAAACTTACTTAAAATGACACCACTGAGCGTAATTTTTTCATGAAACGTTACCGCACTTTTGACCGCATCTTGACCTGTCATAGAGTCAGCTACGTAAAAGATTTCATCTGGTGTGACTTCTTTTTTAATGGCTTCTAGCTGATCCATCAATTCGGCATCAATGGCTAGACGGCCTGCTGTATCGATTAAAACGACATCATACAAACCCTCTTTTGCTTTTTTCATTGCATTTTTTGCAATGGCAACAGGATTGGCATTTGCCTCTTCAGAGTAAAGATCAATTTCATTAGCAGAACAGAGTTGGCGTAACTGCTCAACTGCCGCTAAACGTTGTAAGTCACAGGCAACGACTAAAACTTTTTTTTGTTTTATTTTGAGATAATTTGCTAATTTGACTGTTGTTGTTGTTTTACCACTTCCTTGCAAACCCACCATCAATACAGTGGTTGGAGGCTTGGATGCAAAAACAAATCCTTGTCTACCAGGAACGGTTAAGATCGTCGTTAAATTTGTTTTTAAAGAGCGTAAAAAATTGACTTGGCCAATTCCTTTTGCTTTCGTTTCCAGTTCAACTTGGCGCACTAAATCACGTACAATTTTATGGTGAACATCGGCTTTGAGAAGCGCTTTTTTAAGGTTCTCTAATGCACTTTTTAAAGACTTTTCATCATCACTGAAACGTATTTTATTTATCGCTGATCGAAACGAATCGGTTAAAACCTCTAGCACAAACTATCCTTTTAATCTATTCACACATACCTGCCTTTGGCAAAGGAATGCAATTTTACACAACAAATACTTTAAACTAAATTAAACCTTAAAACTCATTTGGAAATTTAGAACTTCAGAATGCTTTCTAAAGTCTATTTTTAGGGCTTTTTATGGAATAAATTCTTTTTTTATCAAATGCTAAATTTAATAAAATCTTCAGGTTCTTTTGTTTGAAAAATATAGCCTAAGAGCATGATTTTAGAAGCGTGTAACATCAAACGTTTATATGGACGTCCACCGTATTCAGTATCTCCCAAGATAGAAGCGCCAATACTTTTAAGATGCACCCTAATTTGATGGGTTCGACCTGTTTCAATACGTACTTTAATTTTAGAGCGTTTTCCCTCAATCATCAAAGGCTCAACGTGACTGATTGCATCTCTACCTTCATCACTGATTTTACTGTAAGCCGTATTGCCTTTTTTAATAGTCAAGATTGGAGCATTAATGTCTACAGCTTCAACAATCTTGGCTTCAACAATGGCTAAATACTCTTTTTGAACTTCACGCTTTTTAAACGCATTGACTGCTTTTATACGGAACTCATCATCTTTGGTTAACAGTAAAACGCCACTGGTCTCTCGATCCAATCGATGCAATAATGGTAATTTTTTAATCTCCGCAACCTCTTCTGAGGTCATGAAGGCAGGTTTGTCTACCGCCATAATAAATTCATCTTCAAAAATAACTTTGATAGGTGCAATTTTTTCAACTTTAAATTTAGTGTTTTCAGGTAACTCTCCACGTGCAACACTCACTTTTTTGCTCGCGGAATATACAACACCACGATCGATGAGATCTTTGGCGGCACGGTTGGAGATGCCTTCTTGTAGAGCTAACAATTTATATGCTTTTTCCATTTTATTTTCCTAATATTTGTTCTAATAGTGGCTCTATATCGCCATGATGAACGATAGTACTTTTGGGATAAGTTTCAATACTATCAAAAACGTTTTTTATCTCTTCAGCTTTACATGTAAAGGCATTTGTCACCGCATCAAAAAGCACTTTTTGGTTAAAAACAAACTCACCGCTGATAAGTTTTGTCCCAAAAAATGCAGGTTCTAGTGGATTGTGCCCACCAATGCCATCCACAAAAGAACCGCCCAAGAACACAACATCAGCAATGGCGTACAGGTTAATAAGTTCACCCATTTTATCGCATAAAATGATATCGGCATCCAACGTAGTGTGCCCAGATAAACACATGAAACTTTTACCTACTTTGTCAGCATATGCACTTAAAAGTTTACTTACTTTTGCAAATCGCTCAGGGTGCCTTGGCACGACAATGAGCTGATCATTGGGAAGCAATGTAAGATGCGATAAAATCAACTCTTCTTCGCCCTCATGGGTACTGGCAAGAACAACCACTCTTTTATGAGGTTGCTTTGGATACACATGGCTTACTTCATACCGACTAAACGCCTTAATATTGCCACATACCTGCACGACTTTAGCGCCAAGCGTTTTCAATCTCTGCTCATCCTCAGTACTTTGTGCAAAAATCAGATCTATTGAGTTAAAAATCCAACGATACAACCAAGCAAAACGAACATAGGAAGCATAAGAATTATCGGATATTCGGGCATTGAGTAAAACTGTTTTCATTCCCTTTGCTTTGGCGACAATAAAGAGAAGTGGCCAAAGTTCGGCTTCCATAACGATCAATACTTTTTGTTTTCGTATCCAAAACGGTAGGAATATTTCAAATGGCAAATAGCGTACTTGCGCTAATGGATATTTGGAAGCTTCTCTAAATCCCGTTTGAGTTATGACACTAATACGTACACTTGAAGGCTCAATTTTTTCAATAAAAGGACTTAGTGACCGAACTTCCCCAAATGAACATGCATGAAACCAAACACCTTCCTCTGCAAAGCGAGAATTGTTTTTCAAAAAAAAACGTGCGGGAATTGAATCGTGATATTTTGGCTTAAAACGAAGGTAAATAAGTATTGGCAACGCTAAAAGATAGAGTAGCGTTGCCAATACATAATAAAAAAAAATCAAAGCTTACGCCTTAATTTCCTCAATCTCTTTGTATAAAATACGACCACAATGTGGACAGGTAATAATATCATCTTGCTTTAATACGCTGGCATATGTTTTATCATTCATTCGCATAAAACAGCCATAACATGCTTGTTTTTTAACAGGTACAACCGTACTGTTTTGAGCCCATTTTCTAATTTTTTGATAAAAAGTCAAGATTTTTTGGCTCATTTGTAAAACCAATTCCTCTTTTGCTTGATAAACATTTTTACGTTCTTCTTCAATCGTTTTAATTTGTGAATCAATTGAAGTTTTAATCTCTTCTGCCTCTTTGACAGCTTCTGCAATTTTTTCTTGTAATGCCGCAATATTGGCTTGTTTTAAATCAACAATTTTATCTAGGCGATTAATTTCATCATTGGCAAAATCACACTGCTCTTTTGAAATTTCTTCTTCGAGTTGAAGTGCTTTCACTTCTTTGGCTGTTTTGACCAAAGCGCTTTTTTTCGTAATATCTTTAAGTTTAGCGGAAAGTTCTGCTAAATGGGATTCATTTTTTGCTTTTTTAAGTTTAGCGTCTGCAATGTCCGCTTGGAAAGACTCTGCTTGGAGTTTTAAATCTCTCTCTTTATCTAAAGAAAGTTTCAACATTTTCTCAACTTTGGCAATACGTGGACCAAAATCGTCGATCTCTTTGTCTAACCTGGAAAGCTCAATTAACTGTTCTAAATACTTATTCATATGTTATGTGTCCTCTATTTGTACTCAAACGGATTTTTAGAATTTGATATTATAGCCTTTAATGGCAAATTTTTCAAATAATTGCCCAAACAC from Sulfurospirillum diekertiae includes:
- the rpsP gene encoding 30S ribosomal protein S16 — translated: MATVVRLTRMGRNKTPFYRIVVTDSRKKRDGGSIETIGYYNPLTEPQVIKFDAERLAYWKSVGAKMSDRVAKITGK
- the ffh gene encoding signal recognition particle protein, with product MLEVLTDSFRSAINKIRFSDDEKSLKSALENLKKALLKADVHHKIVRDLVRQVELETKAKGIGQVNFLRSLKTNLTTILTVPGRQGFVFASKPPTTVLMVGLQGSGKTTTTVKLANYLKIKQKKVLVVACDLQRLAAVEQLRQLCSANEIDLYSEEANANPVAIAKNAMKKAKEGLYDVVLIDTAGRLAIDAELMDQLEAIKKEVTPDEIFYVADSMTGQDAVKSAVTFHEKITLSGVILSKFDGDGKGGVALGIAEQTNVPLRFIGVGEKVADLEHFIPERIVSRLMGEGDLETLAEKTSSIIDEKQAKALTKKIKKGEFNFNDFLEQMEQMKKLGSMKSLIGMIPGLSQMAGQLKDVDMENSVEMKRIRAMIGSMTKKEREDPELLNNSRKRRIAEGSGLSQVEVNRFLKQFANAAKMAKKFSGKKGMQDLQNMLSQSKHAHLR
- a CDS encoding RluA family pseudouridine synthase; its protein translation is MEKAYKLLALQEGISNRAAKDLIDRGVVYSASKKVSVARGELPENTKFKVEKIAPIKVIFEDEFIMAVDKPAFMTSEEVAEIKKLPLLHRLDRETSGVLLLTKDDEFRIKAVNAFKKREVQKEYLAIVEAKIVEAVDINAPILTIKKGNTAYSKISDEGRDAISHVEPLMIEGKRSKIKVRIETGRTHQIRVHLKSIGASILGDTEYGGRPYKRLMLHASKIMLLGYIFQTKEPEDFIKFSI
- the waaA gene encoding lipid IV(A) 3-deoxy-D-manno-octulosonic acid transferase; translation: MIFFYYVLATLLYLLALPILIYLRFKPKYHDSIPARFFLKNNSRFAEEGVWFHACSFGEVRSLSPFIEKIEPSSVRISVITQTGFREASKYPLAQVRYLPFEIFLPFWIRKQKVLIVMEAELWPLLFIVAKAKGMKTVLLNARISDNSYASYVRFAWLYRWIFNSIDLIFAQSTEDEQRLKTLGAKVVQVCGNIKAFSRYEVSHVYPKQPHKRVVVLASTHEGEEELILSHLTLLPNDQLIVVPRHPERFAKVSKLLSAYADKVGKSFMCLSGHTTLDADIILCDKMGELINLYAIADVVFLGGSFVDGIGGHNPLEPAFFGTKLISGEFVFNQKVLFDAVTNAFTCKAEEIKNVFDSIETYPKSTIVHHGDIEPLLEQILGK
- a CDS encoding zinc ribbon domain-containing protein, which codes for MNKYLEQLIELSRLDKEIDDFGPRIAKVEKMLKLSLDKERDLKLQAESFQADIADAKLKKAKNESHLAELSAKLKDITKKSALVKTAKEVKALQLEEEISKEQCDFANDEINRLDKIVDLKQANIAALQEKIAEAVKEAEEIKTSIDSQIKTIEEERKNVYQAKEELVLQMSQKILTFYQKIRKWAQNSTVVPVKKQACYGCFMRMNDKTYASVLKQDDIITCPHCGRILYKEIEEIKA